Proteins encoded by one window of Candidatus Sumerlaea chitinivorans:
- a CDS encoding site-specific recombinase, phage integrase family has translation MTSSHLFSQVMLEFDRFLEVERNLSPNTRKAYQYDLQKFKEYLIRILGAEPSVKKVTAAQIKEYLAHLQQKKGYKSTTLGRTISSLRVFFEYCVQAQHIEVSPAAYIHNPKLPKKLPIYLIESELQRLLAAPDPSDVWGIRDYAILVTLGFTGMRRQELVGLNLSSIDLERCTAKVFGKGAKERLIPLNAIVMNALNAWLEVRPATGDPNALFVNRKGGRLTGRSVFDIVRKYVRKAGLGKSKISPHKLRHTFATLLHLNEVDILEIQKLLGHASITSTQIYTHTNTQKLRSAVDRLVDIGGLGGNQS, from the coding sequence ATGACGAGTTCTCACCTGTTCTCGCAAGTGATGCTCGAGTTTGATCGTTTTCTGGAAGTGGAACGCAACCTCTCCCCTAACACGCGCAAAGCTTATCAATACGATCTTCAGAAATTTAAAGAATATCTCATCCGGATTTTGGGGGCGGAGCCTTCCGTCAAAAAAGTGACTGCGGCTCAGATCAAGGAGTACCTTGCACACCTCCAGCAGAAAAAAGGCTATAAAAGCACGACTTTGGGACGCACCATCTCGAGCCTCCGTGTATTTTTCGAATATTGTGTGCAGGCGCAGCACATCGAAGTGAGCCCCGCAGCATACATACACAATCCCAAATTGCCAAAGAAACTGCCTATTTATTTGATCGAAAGCGAGTTACAGCGCCTTCTGGCGGCACCTGACCCCTCCGATGTTTGGGGCATTCGCGACTACGCGATCCTGGTCACACTCGGGTTCACGGGAATGCGCCGACAAGAGCTGGTTGGGCTCAATCTCAGCTCCATTGACCTCGAGCGATGCACCGCAAAGGTCTTTGGAAAAGGTGCGAAGGAGCGGCTCATTCCACTCAATGCTATTGTCATGAACGCTCTGAACGCATGGTTAGAGGTGCGGCCTGCAACTGGCGACCCCAATGCGCTTTTCGTAAATCGCAAGGGAGGAAGGCTGACGGGGCGGTCCGTCTTCGACATCGTAAGAAAATACGTCCGTAAGGCTGGGCTTGGTAAATCTAAAATTAGCCCACACAAACTACGACACACTTTCGCCACTTTACTCCACCTCAATGAGGTGGATATTCTGGAGATTCAAAAGCTCTTGGGACATGCGTCTATCACTTCAACGCAAATCTACACTCACACAAACACCCAGAAACTGCGGAGTGCAGTGGATCGCTTGGTAGACATTGGCGGATTAGGGGGGAACCAATCTTGA